DNA sequence from the candidate division WOR-3 bacterium genome:
CCTGTCATCCACTTTCTCCTAGTTGAGTACCGTTACCTTTCTTACCCTTGTACCGGCTCTCGATGCCACCCGCATGAAGTACGTGCCGCCAGCAAGCCGGTTCCCGGTGACGACAGCAATCCGGTGTTGACCCCGGCCAAGCTCGCCGCGAAACACGCTGGCCGTAACCGCACCGGACTGGTTCAGCAGTTCAATGCTGACCGGCGACGCCACAGGCAGTGAGAATGAAACTGTTGCTCGACCGCGGAACGGGTCGGGCACGACAACGAAACCGGCGCTATTCGGCAACCGTCCCGGCTCGGCTATCCCGGTCGGGTTGTTTATCTCTATCAAGTTCACATCGGTCGTGCCGAGGTTGTACGGCGACTGCGCCGCCATCGTGATGTGAGCGCAGTTCACCGGTGTCAGACTGCGACGTTGCCGCTCGGCATTGATGACATTCTGTCCCTGATAGTCGCAGGCAACCGTGTCCCGACTCATGAGGATCAGCTTGGGGTTGAAGTTCGGGCTTCCGCCCGGCCCGCCCGAGTACAGTCCGAACAGACCGTCAATGAAGAACAGCTTCTGCTTTCCGGTCGGCGTCAGGACATCTCTTATCTGGGCCGAAAGCGCCGGCACCGACGGCGTGCAACTGTTGCTGTGCGAAAGGCTGCTCGGACTGTGTACCGAGCCGTAGTGGTTCTTCAGTGTCAGTGTGACCACGCCTTGGCTGTGGGTCTTGAGTACCGCGGCGTTGATGATGAACTCGCACATCTGGGATATTATCTTGCTCGGATTCTGACTCACGCCGCCGACGTTCAAAGGCTTTGTCGTATCATACCCGACCCCGGACTGGTTCGTGCCGAAGCAGCGTGCCGTATCCGGGTCAGTTCCGGTATAGATCGAGTACCCAGAAGCGGTCAGTTCGCTATTGGTCCGGTCCCAGACAATGACGTTGTTCTTCTTGAAAAGCGTGCCGCCGAGGTCCATCTGGGCCAGACCGTTGATGATGCACCTTACTACTGCCGGGTGGGTTGGAAGCGACGAGTTGATGCAGTTCACCTTAATACCGATAACCGATGAAGTCGTGATGCCAGGAAAGAGTGACTTCCACGCCTCGCCGACCGTACTCTGGCCGGTCAGCGCCTTCACCGACTCATCAACCATCACCTGTACGACTGGCTCATTGATGGTATTGCCGCTGGTTGCGTTCACGTCGTAGCACTGCACTACGTCGCTTGCGTCGTCCGTGAACGGCAGCCGTCTTTCAAGCGCGGACAGCAACTTGGGCCGGGCAACAAACCCGAGCGCGCCAATGCCGAGGTACTTCAGAAACTCCCGTCTTGACAGGTCACTCATCGTTTCCTCCATCTTGGTCTGCATTCATCCATAGCCCGGTTCCGGCCGCGGCTCGGCGTCGCTGGCAAGGAAACATGGGGCCTGAGTCAATTATCCCTGACCGCCTGCCGCCGGTCAAGCAGAGACTGCTGCGGTCTCAAGACTCGGGACCGCAGGGCTTGACCAGGGCAGACTGGCGCCTTATAGTCTCTCATGCTCGGAGTGCGGCCGCATGTAATAGTTAGTGCGCCAGGAGGTGGTGGTCCATGTTCGGACTAGGTTGGCAGGAAATACTACTCATCGT
Encoded proteins:
- a CDS encoding DUF362 domain-containing protein, producing MSDLSRREFLKYLGIGALGFVARPKLLSALERRLPFTDDASDVVQCYDVNATSGNTINEPVVQVMVDESVKALTGQSTVGEAWKSLFPGITTSSVIGIKVNCINSSLPTHPAVVRCIINGLAQMDLGGTLFKKNNVIVWDRTNSELTASGYSIYTGTDPDTARCFGTNQSGVGYDTTKPLNVGGVSQNPSKIISQMCEFIINAAVLKTHSQGVVTLTLKNHYGSVHSPSSLSHSNSCTPSVPALSAQIRDVLTPTGKQKLFFIDGLFGLYSGGPGGSPNFNPKLILMSRDTVACDYQGQNVINAERQRRSLTPVNCAHITMAAQSPYNLGTTDVNLIEINNPTGIAEPGRLPNSAGFVVVPDPFRGRATVSFSLPVASPVSIELLNQSGAVTASVFRGELGRGQHRIAVVTGNRLAGGTYFMRVASRAGTRVRKVTVLN